The DNA region ATTATTGAGAAATTTAGGGTGCTGCTCTTCATCTTATATTTTACCTCCAGAACTTTTCAACCCTAGGCAATATTGGTTAATCCTGAAAACTTACAGACTTTCTTAATGCAATAATAGGACTCTGTACCTATTCTGTAAAATGAAGTTTCTAagtttttttctgaattttccaTTGGATTGATGCAATCGTCCAATTGTTACATGGACTTGACCTcgagcacaataatatatgtgtgGAAGTGTCATATCTGATCTTTTTGTTAAAAACAGTTACGCATGATTCTGGTCTAAATTGAAAATCCACATCCAAGATTGAATGCGATGATTAATATGAAATGAAGAGTCTAtgttatatgttttatatagAATTTAGACGTTCAAAGGACATAAGTGAGTCATACAATTCATGATAGAATAGTGTATAATGTTAAAACATGGGAATCTGGTTGTTGAATTATTGATATTCTAAAGCTGAAAATTTATGAATATTCCCTCCATGCATGCCCCTCTCCAGACTTATCAAGAAGAGCATCTAACTgatttttttgctaaaaagatTATATTTGCTGCTACTGTTAGGTCCTCAATTATTGGGTTTTAGAAAAACATGAATGCTTCCTTGTGAAACTTGAAGTTTTCTTCTCTCGATTTTGTGTTTATTCAAATTAAGTTTCATGTAATCTGTAGGATAAGATGTTTTCTAAGGAAGAAGTTCTTCAACTTTTGGGCTGCTTCCCTCAAGTTTTCTTCCTTTATTTTATGTTCAGGCTCTTGAGTGTCTTAGGCTTTACTGTTTGTAGGTTCTGCTGCTTTTGGTGCTTGTACTGAATTCTTGTTTGGTTTGATGATAATttctttttccaaaaaaaataaaggtgcaaatttttgttttattggaGTTGTTTTTTTCACCTGGTTTGTGATATTTTCTTCTATCTAATGTTAGTTTCCAAATATATTGTTCATGTATTTCGCATTTGGACTATTCTGTAATTTTGTTCTTATTGTTACATAGTTCCTAGATCTGTTATTGACGATGAGTATGCCAAGGCAACTGAACGAGATCCAAAGATTCTTATAACAACATCTAGGGATCCTAGTCAACCCCTAACACAGTTTGCAAAGGTTGGTTCAAGCACCATTTATCTTCtttggtttctttttgtaagcCTTGTTCTTGGTTTTGGAGTATCTATTGTATCCCTATTGTAATTCCGAAAAAGCTGTTTTGTAGGAATTGAAGTTTGTCTTTCCTAATGCAGAAAGAATGAATAGAGGTGGTCAGGTTGGTTCTCCAaattaaattcttattttttctACTCCATGTGTCTATTGTGATCTGgactctttgattttttttggtttgcacAACCGTTTAAGTGATCTTTCACTATGTCAACTTCAAATATTTTGGTTGTCTATGCCTCTCCCACGTAGCACATACACAATTGTCGATAAGAGAAATCGTTCGGTACGTGACACAAGTCAAAATTGAGAGAATTTTGTCATTAGAAGACTGAAATACTTTGAACTCGAGTTGTTTAGGGAAGAATGTTAATAATTATTCCTGGCATATGTGGAATTGTTGGTGTTGTGCCATGGTTAATCTAAAAGATAAATTTCTTTTCCTCACCCCCTCTCCTCCTAGTTAgggaaaaattatgaaaataatagtatGTTGGTGAATTTAGGATGTTATTCATATGTTTTTTACACATTAGACCCACTTATGTATTTTCCCATCCTTGAGCTAGTTTTagattttaactatttttgtaTGACATTCCATTATGTTTGATGGAAAGTTAGATGAAAACACACTTAACACAAAATGTTGGAAAAATCATAAACAACAATGCACATGCTGTCTTTGATTGTTAATCCTGTCCTTAATTGTTTACCTTGTTTGACCAATGTGAGCATGTTATATTAATGGGCCAAACTAATACTCGGTGTTTCTTTTTAAAGAAAGTTTTTGTGTATTAACGTTTTGCTTTCCTTTTAATGCAGATTataaatgagataattgaaTCATGCCGTGCTCGAGAGTTTACAGATATTGTATTAGTTCATGAGCACCGTGGTGTGCCTGATGGGCTTATTGTTTGTCATTTGCCTTTTGGTCCAACTGCATATTTTGGATTATACAATGTGGTAAGTATATCTTCAATAATTCAAGGCCCATATAAACTTATTTGCCCAAGCAAGAAGAATCTTATTATAATTACCTACAGGTCACAAGACACGACATTAAGGACAAGAGTTCAATCGGAACAATGCCAGGGGTTTATCCACATCTCATTCTCAACAATTTCACAACCAAGGTATGTCATTTGACGTTTTGACTTCtaagtttttgatttatttatggTCGTTGGTTGATAGCTGCAATTATAGGGAGTCTTGTATAGTATGAAAATTGTTTCAGCTTTTCTCTTGTGAATGTGCCTCCCATTTCAGTCTTTGCCTATGTTTAGCACTCATGTGATCTCTACATAAGTAGCATTCTATAATGTTGCTTGTTTCCTTCATTCATCAGCTTTTATCAGCTAGTATTAATTGTATGTCCCTCTTGTCAATTTGAATGCTTGAAGTCCAGTTGGAGGTGAGCAAGTGGATCTTAGAGGAAGAAAGAAAAGCGGGCACCAGTTTGTACATATGTGATGAATAGACCCTAAGTTTTGTGCTTACATCAAAGTCTTTCGCACAGAAATGCAGGAGACATTATGGcttttgaaaattcaatttGAAGTTCTGGTTGAGGCCTTTTATGTGCTGACATTTGATCCATTTTGTGCATAAGATATTAGATTTGACGTTGcttttgaaaattcaatttGAGTTCTCATTGAGGTCTTTTATGTGCTGACATTTGATCCATTTTGCGCATAAGATATTAGATTTGACCTGTGGTACTACCTGTAGGTCGGAagaatgattaagaattttttcAGGACTGTCTCTTCGATTGACTTTCTCTTATGAGTGCTAAAATTTTCTTGTGTTTGTTTGTTGTTGTGGTGTAATCATACTAGTTAGGTGAGCGGACATCAACCATTTTGAAGCATTTGTTTCCTGTGCCAAAGCCAGATTCTAAGCGTATCATCACTTTTGCTAACCAGTCTGACTATATTTCATTCAGGTTAGATCACAATTcttgtttatattttatatgCAGATTAGAGAAGTTGGATAACAGGACAG from Amaranthus tricolor cultivar Red isolate AtriRed21 chromosome 3, ASM2621246v1, whole genome shotgun sequence includes:
- the LOC130807495 gene encoding uncharacterized protein LOC130807495, which produces MLRRNIRQRREYLYRKSLEGKERLLYEKKRKIREALEEGKPIPTELRNEAAALRQEIDLEDDYTAIPRSVIDDEYAKATERDPKILITTSRDPSQPLTQFAKELKFVFPNAERMNRGGQIINEIIESCRAREFTDIVLVHEHRGVPDGLIVCHLPFGPTAYFGLYNVVTRHDIKDKSSIGTMPGVYPHLILNNFTTKLGERTSTILKHLFPVPKPDSKRIITFANQSDYISFRHHVYEKQGGSKSIELKEIGPRFELRLYQIKLGTVEQKEAQNEWVLRPYMNTTKKRKFLGD